A window of Thermoleophilia bacterium contains these coding sequences:
- a CDS encoding NAD(P)/FAD-dependent oxidoreductase: MYTCRYPHLFSPIKLADRYFRNRLFAAPIGYEYLSSRNYPLEETIAFYERRAQGGAASVCVGSAAVDSKRGVIGLSNLYLDDPTSLPPIYRLASAINRHGAVAAVELQHCGPNSYICAARGEQIYGALDGVNPLGQFVPAMPEELILQTIEAFANAAAYAKFCGFGMVTIHAGHGWLLNQFLDPHINKRNDQWGGSRENRCRFLLAIIQRIKEKCGRGFPVEVRISGSMCHESGYDIDEGVAIAQMLDGKADLIHVSAGSHEVPEVFTVTHPSMFLPDGPNVIYAAEIKKHVKTPVATVGGLGDPELMEEIIASGKADVVQAARALLADPDLPKKARAGKADEVRPCLRCFQCFAGITTKRQNRCAVNPEIGLELYTRHGFPATTPKKVLVVGGGIAGMQAALTAAHRGHEVILCEKSSRLGGVLRVEENVPFKRLLARYLDYQERMLYRSPVRVHLNTEVTPEIARQHEPDVLIAALGARPVRPAIPGIERPNVYTAEQLYVNPELAGASVVVVGGGLVGIELAIFLAGLGRRVVIVEMMNALSDGGNPVHALALLGEIRRHGIEVWTSTRAVEITSTGVLGEYVGDAYSLPSCPTVQAAVLQSNTFSQVVRGEAKMGERTLIEAETVAVAVGYAPLHEEADAFRFCAPVFYQIGDCDVPANIFEAVRTAWSVANDI; the protein is encoded by the coding sequence ATGTATACGTGCAGATATCCGCACCTCTTTTCACCCATTAAACTGGCAGATAGATATTTTCGGAATCGTCTGTTTGCCGCGCCAATTGGCTACGAGTATCTGTCTTCTCGCAATTACCCCTTGGAAGAGACCATCGCGTTTTATGAGCGCCGGGCTCAGGGAGGTGCGGCCTCGGTTTGTGTGGGATCAGCGGCGGTAGACAGCAAGAGAGGGGTGATCGGCCTAAGCAACCTTTATCTGGACGACCCTACATCTCTTCCTCCTATTTACCGCCTTGCTTCGGCAATCAACCGGCACGGGGCAGTTGCAGCTGTAGAGCTGCAGCATTGCGGTCCCAACTCGTACATCTGCGCTGCCCGCGGTGAGCAGATCTATGGAGCTTTAGACGGGGTAAACCCGCTGGGCCAATTTGTGCCCGCTATGCCGGAAGAGCTCATCCTGCAAACCATTGAAGCCTTTGCCAATGCGGCAGCCTATGCCAAGTTCTGTGGCTTTGGCATGGTGACCATTCACGCGGGTCACGGGTGGCTTCTCAATCAGTTCTTGGATCCTCATATCAACAAGCGCAACGATCAGTGGGGAGGCAGTCGGGAAAACCGCTGCCGCTTTTTACTGGCCATTATTCAGAGGATCAAAGAAAAGTGCGGGCGCGGCTTTCCCGTTGAAGTGCGTATCAGTGGCTCCATGTGCCACGAGAGCGGTTATGACATCGATGAAGGCGTAGCGATCGCTCAGATGCTGGACGGCAAGGCTGATCTTATTCATGTCTCGGCGGGAAGTCACGAGGTACCAGAGGTTTTCACAGTGACGCACCCTAGCATGTTCTTACCGGATGGCCCCAATGTGATCTACGCGGCGGAGATCAAGAAGCATGTAAAAACGCCGGTGGCAACAGTGGGGGGTCTAGGCGATCCCGAGCTCATGGAGGAAATTATTGCCTCGGGCAAGGCTGATGTTGTTCAAGCTGCGCGTGCTCTTCTCGCTGATCCCGACTTGCCCAAGAAAGCGCGAGCGGGCAAGGCTGATGAGGTGAGACCTTGTTTACGTTGTTTTCAGTGCTTTGCGGGGATCACAACTAAGAGGCAAAACCGATGCGCGGTAAACCCGGAGATAGGTCTCGAGCTTTACACCCGTCACGGCTTTCCTGCGACTACTCCCAAGAAGGTCCTGGTAGTGGGAGGCGGCATTGCTGGCATGCAGGCGGCGCTCACTGCTGCGCATCGGGGACATGAGGTGATCCTCTGCGAGAAAAGCAGCCGGCTGGGCGGGGTTCTTCGCGTGGAAGAGAACGTTCCCTTTAAGCGGCTCTTGGCTCGCTACCTAGATTACCAGGAGAGGATGCTCTATCGCTCGCCGGTACGGGTGCACCTAAATACTGAAGTAACGCCGGAGATTGCCCGTCAACACGAGCCCGACGTGTTGATTGCGGCCTTGGGGGCTCGGCCGGTGCGTCCTGCCATTCCAGGCATAGAAAGGCCCAACGTTTACACTGCTGAGCAGCTATACGTAAATCCTGAACTAGCTGGAGCGAGCGTGGTTGTGGTAGGAGGGGGTCTTGTAGGTATTGAGCTCGCCATTTTCCTGGCGGGGCTCGGCCGCCGGGTGGTTATCGTAGAGATGATGAACGCTCTCAGTGATGGGGGAAATCCGGTCCACGCTCTTGCTTTGTTGGGAGAGATCAGGCGCCACGGTATCGAAGTGTGGACGTCAACCAGGGCGGTGGAGATCACTTCTACCGGAGTTCTCGGAGAGTACGTAGGCGACGCCTATAGCTTGCCGTCCTGTCCCACTGTGCAGGCTGCTGTGCTCCAATCAAACACGTTTAGCCAGGTAGTGCGCGGCGAGGCCAAGATGGGAGAGCGGACACTAATAGAAGCCGAGACGGTTGCAGTTGCTGTAGGATATGCCCCTCTCCACGAAGAGGCTGATGCCTTTCGCTTTTGTGCCCCTGTGTTCTACCAAATTGGGGACTGCGACGTGCCGGCCAACATTTTCGAAGCAGTTCGGACTGCCTGGAGCGTAGCAAATGATATCTAG
- a CDS encoding HIT domain-containing protein — MERLWAPWRLEYVTQAKSEGCIFCEKPQLGDDRAAYIVYRGSLAYVVLNAFPYNNGHVMVAPFAHLSAFEEVPAEVLHEMMDIAQLCVRAYKLTLHPDGINIGFNLGTAAGAGIKDHLHLHLVPRWEGDTNFMPVIGDVRVIPQSLDAAYEQLSTAFKQLTTT, encoded by the coding sequence ATGGAGCGCCTATGGGCGCCTTGGCGGCTGGAATACGTCACTCAAGCCAAATCGGAAGGGTGCATCTTCTGCGAAAAACCCCAACTTGGCGATGATCGAGCAGCTTATATCGTCTACCGCGGCTCCCTTGCTTACGTGGTGTTAAACGCCTTTCCCTACAACAATGGGCATGTAATGGTGGCGCCGTTTGCCCATCTGTCCGCATTCGAAGAGGTTCCTGCTGAAGTCCTTCACGAAATGATGGATATCGCTCAGCTTTGCGTGCGAGCGTACAAGCTAACCCTACATCCCGACGGGATCAACATTGGCTTTAACTTGGGAACGGCCGCAGGCGCAGGCATCAAGGATCACCTTCATCTCCACCTTGTGCCAAGGTGGGAAGGCGACACCAACTTCATGCCGGTAATCGGCGACGTGCGGGTCATCCCGCAGTCTCTCGATGCAGCCTACGAGCAGCTTTCGACAGCCTTTAAGCAGCTGACTACAACTTAG
- a CDS encoding NrpR regulatory domain-containing protein, translated as MKEKIEEKRLAILRLLRDAQGPLGSSKIAERLEAMGHETSERTVRFHLLEMDKAGLTRNLGRKGRVITERGLAAIENAHPYERVGFLSAKIDQMTYRMSFDLTTRTGTVVVNLTLIEPSLLDRAVPLIQSVFEAGYSMGKLVTLFAPGEQVGMTTVPEGYVGIGTVCSITLNGVLVSHGIPTHSRFGGLLELRDHKPTRFTEFIHYDGTTIDPLEIFIRGAMTDYVGATRTGNGLIGASFREVPGDSRDHVLELAERMDRVGLGGVFLVGWPGRPLLEVPVSEGRLGVVVIGGLNPVAILEEVGIKLHRVGALTGLVDYGRLFPYQELGERAREILTG; from the coding sequence ATGAAAGAGAAGATCGAAGAGAAGAGACTCGCTATCCTCCGTCTGCTGCGTGACGCCCAGGGTCCTCTGGGAAGCTCCAAAATTGCAGAGCGTCTGGAGGCCATGGGGCACGAGACAAGCGAGCGAACCGTGCGGTTTCATCTCCTCGAGATGGATAAGGCCGGCCTTACCAGAAATCTGGGCCGCAAAGGACGCGTCATAACCGAGCGGGGGCTGGCAGCTATCGAAAATGCCCACCCCTACGAAAGAGTGGGCTTTCTGTCGGCCAAGATTGATCAGATGACCTACCGCATGAGCTTTGATCTAACCACTCGCACCGGTACAGTAGTCGTGAACCTAACCCTGATTGAGCCCTCCCTGCTCGACCGCGCGGTTCCGTTAATTCAGAGCGTTTTTGAAGCTGGCTACAGTATGGGGAAGCTTGTGACCCTTTTCGCGCCGGGAGAACAAGTGGGAATGACTACTGTCCCAGAAGGGTACGTCGGCATAGGCACGGTCTGCTCAATTACTTTGAACGGAGTTCTTGTGTCTCATGGAATTCCCACCCACTCGCGGTTTGGCGGCCTGCTCGAGCTGCGCGACCACAAGCCCACGCGTTTTACAGAGTTCATTCACTATGACGGCACAACCATCGATCCTCTGGAGATTTTCATCCGAGGAGCTATGACCGACTACGTAGGCGCCACACGCACGGGCAACGGGCTCATTGGAGCTAGCTTCCGCGAGGTTCCAGGCGATAGTCGAGACCATGTGCTGGAACTGGCAGAAAGAATGGATCGAGTAGGTCTAGGCGGAGTATTCCTGGTAGGTTGGCCGGGCAGACCCCTGCTTGAAGTTCCAGTGAGCGAGGGTCGGCTGGGAGTAGTAGTCATCGGCGGACTCAACCCAGTCGCGATCCTCGAGGAAGTGGGCATCAAGCTCCACCGAGTGGGGGCTCTCACTGGGCTCGTGGACTACGGCCGGCTGTTCCCGTACCAAGAACTAGGAGAAAGAGCAAGAGAGATCCTTACTGGGTAG
- a CDS encoding NAD(P)H-dependent oxidoreductase subunit E yields the protein MGQDCLTELAIVDSMLDGRGVEPFDVLEVLQDIQGRFGFLPETALRRVSEKLHVPLIEVFRLANFYKAFSLKPRGRHLITACLGTACHVRGGLRVVDEVTRELGIAPGETTSDGAFTLETVNCLGACALAPIVIIDGRYYDHMSPEKLRNLLQRLRSAEEEEEEIGVGADRLAVMESV from the coding sequence GTGGGACAGGATTGTTTAACAGAGCTGGCAATTGTCGACTCGATGTTAGATGGTCGGGGTGTGGAGCCTTTTGATGTCTTAGAGGTTCTTCAAGACATTCAGGGTAGATTTGGTTTCTTGCCGGAAACTGCTCTTCGGAGGGTATCAGAGAAGCTGCATGTTCCTCTTATCGAGGTTTTCCGCCTAGCGAATTTCTACAAGGCATTTAGCCTGAAGCCTCGGGGCCGTCATTTGATCACTGCTTGCCTTGGAACTGCGTGTCACGTGCGGGGAGGGCTCAGAGTGGTTGATGAAGTTACCAGGGAGCTGGGCATAGCTCCGGGGGAAACCACGTCCGACGGTGCTTTTACTCTTGAGACCGTTAACTGTCTTGGAGCGTGCGCGTTGGCTCCCATCGTGATCATCGATGGCCGGTACTACGACCACATGAGTCCGGAGAAGCTGAGAAATCTGCTTCAGAGGCTAAGAAGCGCCGAGGAGGAGGAAGAAGAAATTGGGGTGGGTGCTGATCGGTTGGCGGTGATGGAAAGTGTCTAG
- a CDS encoding 4Fe-4S binding protein yields MLRAKLQKQRSAWPITVVLSGGTCGEASGSLEVLGALKDEIAKRGLNDSVHVRYTGCQGFCQQEPLLTVLPLDVLYCKVRPEDVSEIVAESVIGEKILERLCFTDPATGNVTIRPAELPFFSKQDRELIGRNFFVDPCSIEDYIAAGGYSALAKVLTGMTSEEVVEEVKASGLRGRGGGGYPTGKKWEQCRAAEGAERYVICNADEGDPGAYMDRGLLEGNPHLILEGMLIGAYAIGARHGFVYVRNEYPLAVEHTKKAIEQARELGLLGEHILGTEFSFDVKVARGGGAFVCGESTALIASLEGKVGEPRPKDVHTVERGYLDQPTTLNNVETWANVPGIILKGASWFANKGTEKSKGTKIFALTGHVKNTGLVEVEMGTTLREIVFDIGGGPTDGRQIKAVQTGGPSGGCLPASLFDLPVDYEALTAAGSMMGSGGMVVMDDSACMVDVAKYFIRFLRDESCGKCVPCRLGLDRMLEILTDISEGRGTSDHLDLIEDLAWTMSVGSLCALGKTAPNPVLSTLRYFREEYEEHIEDRRCRAGVCQRLVRYLIDQDLCAACGVCADACAQGAIVEEAGVYTIDANRCTACGACAAECPAGAIQKV; encoded by the coding sequence GTGCTACGCGCGAAGCTACAGAAACAGCGTAGCGCATGGCCAATAACAGTGGTCTTGTCCGGCGGCACGTGCGGCGAGGCGTCCGGCTCTCTTGAGGTATTGGGAGCGCTCAAAGACGAGATTGCGAAGCGTGGACTTAACGATAGCGTACATGTACGCTACACCGGCTGCCAAGGTTTCTGCCAACAAGAACCGTTATTGACCGTCCTGCCTCTGGACGTGCTCTATTGCAAAGTGCGCCCAGAGGACGTCAGCGAGATAGTGGCCGAGTCGGTGATCGGGGAGAAGATCCTGGAGCGGCTGTGCTTTACTGATCCAGCTACGGGAAACGTAACCATCCGTCCAGCTGAGCTCCCTTTCTTCTCTAAACAGGACCGAGAATTGATTGGCCGCAATTTCTTCGTAGACCCATGCAGCATAGAGGACTACATCGCTGCGGGCGGATATTCAGCTTTGGCCAAGGTTCTCACCGGCATGACGTCTGAGGAGGTCGTCGAGGAAGTAAAAGCCTCCGGGTTGCGCGGTCGCGGTGGCGGTGGTTATCCCACCGGGAAAAAGTGGGAGCAGTGTAGGGCTGCCGAGGGCGCCGAGCGGTATGTCATTTGCAACGCGGACGAGGGCGACCCGGGTGCTTACATGGACCGGGGACTCCTAGAGGGCAATCCTCATCTGATACTCGAGGGCATGTTGATTGGGGCCTACGCCATCGGTGCACGGCACGGCTTTGTTTACGTGCGCAACGAGTATCCGCTTGCTGTTGAACACACAAAGAAGGCAATAGAACAGGCGAGAGAGCTTGGTCTTCTCGGTGAGCACATTCTCGGCACTGAGTTTAGCTTTGATGTGAAAGTGGCTCGGGGCGGCGGGGCCTTTGTGTGCGGAGAGTCCACCGCATTGATTGCTTCGCTCGAAGGAAAGGTGGGAGAACCGAGACCCAAGGACGTTCACACGGTTGAGCGTGGATATCTCGACCAGCCCACGACTCTAAACAACGTTGAGACGTGGGCTAACGTCCCCGGAATCATACTCAAAGGAGCCTCTTGGTTTGCCAACAAGGGGACCGAGAAGAGCAAGGGCACCAAGATTTTTGCTCTCACCGGCCATGTGAAAAACACCGGGCTGGTTGAAGTTGAGATGGGCACGACGTTGCGGGAGATCGTGTTTGACATCGGCGGTGGCCCCACCGATGGAAGACAGATTAAAGCAGTGCAAACTGGTGGTCCGTCGGGTGGATGCCTCCCCGCGTCGTTGTTTGATCTCCCTGTGGACTACGAGGCTCTCACCGCTGCCGGGTCCATGATGGGGTCCGGCGGCATGGTCGTGATGGATGACTCGGCCTGCATGGTTGATGTGGCCAAGTACTTTATCCGGTTTCTTAGAGACGAGTCTTGCGGCAAGTGCGTGCCGTGCCGTCTGGGCTTGGATCGGATGCTCGAGATTCTCACCGATATCTCAGAAGGCAGGGGAACCTCCGACCATCTTGATCTCATTGAGGATCTGGCCTGGACAATGTCTGTGGGATCGCTTTGTGCGCTGGGTAAGACAGCTCCCAACCCTGTGCTTTCGACCCTTCGGTATTTCCGTGAGGAATATGAGGAACACATTGAAGATAGGCGTTGCCGCGCCGGGGTGTGCCAGAGACTGGTGCGCTACCTGATCGATCAAGACTTGTGCGCCGCGTGTGGAGTGTGTGCGGATGCCTGTGCGCAGGGAGCGATTGTTGAGGAAGCTGGAGTGTACACGATAGATGCAAACCGTTGCACAGCTTGCGGAGCCTGCGCTGCAGAGTGTCCCGCTGGAGCTATTCAGAAGGTATAG
- a CDS encoding 2Fe-2S iron-sulfur cluster-binding protein — MTKMVTIKVDGARIQTPEGTSVLEAALEAGICIPNLCHMPGVTPIGACRVCLVEVVEGNRRRMTTSCTLEAREGMVVEAHSEAVLRARRNIVELLMAQAPNSRAIQDLAVRVGVTRSRYPMRNSSCVLCGRCVRVCDEVWQSKSLGFVGRGAERHVALPFYQRPDVCKRCHNCIEVCPMTITPCPGPMTEPKVCGLCESQLSMVQNFPDTCVWCELGRGFQCARWQKRGLLERV; from the coding sequence ATGACAAAGATGGTGACCATAAAGGTTGACGGGGCGCGCATCCAGACTCCTGAAGGCACGAGCGTTCTGGAGGCAGCCCTGGAAGCGGGAATCTGCATTCCTAATCTCTGCCATATGCCGGGAGTGACCCCAATTGGGGCTTGCCGTGTTTGTCTGGTTGAGGTAGTGGAGGGGAACCGGCGCCGCATGACTACCTCGTGCACCCTGGAAGCGCGAGAGGGGATGGTTGTAGAGGCTCACTCCGAGGCTGTTCTCCGGGCGCGCAGAAACATAGTGGAGCTCCTCATGGCTCAGGCGCCCAACTCTCGAGCTATCCAGGACCTGGCAGTACGGGTGGGGGTGACCCGGTCGCGGTATCCCATGCGCAACAGTTCCTGTGTGTTGTGCGGCCGGTGCGTGAGGGTGTGTGACGAGGTATGGCAGTCGAAGTCCCTAGGCTTTGTTGGTCGGGGGGCTGAGAGACATGTAGCTTTGCCTTTCTATCAGCGGCCGGATGTGTGCAAACGCTGCCACAACTGCATAGAAGTCTGCCCGATGACGATTACCCCCTGTCCGGGACCGATGACCGAGCCTAAAGTCTGTGGTCTCTGCGAGTCTCAGCTAAGCATGGTGCAGAACTTCCCGGATACATGCGTTTGGTGTGAGCTTGGCAGGGGTTTTCAGTGCGCCCGCTGGCAAAAGCGTGGGCTGCTTGAACGGGTGTAG
- a CDS encoding FMN-binding glutamate synthase family protein has translation MNLQRPNANDVSQTSNRSRSVVPGSGLCTRCIDGCRGNCEVFQAALRGREVIYPQPFGWITAGADKDYPVDYSHLNIQGYAMGADGLSEGVEANPDTCIFPAVNVETEYGWDIKVKMLAPVFTGALGSTEIARRNWEHLAVGAALAGVTCVCGENVCGVDPELELDAHGKVKRSPDMDRRIETYRRYHRGYGELLVQMNVEDTRLGVAEYIIEKHGIETIELKWGQGAKCIGGEIKVNSLERALELQRRGYVVTPDPSDPVNQAAYRDGALKQFERHSRLGFISKESFLAEVERLRKLGFKRITLKTGAYGLRELAMAIKWGSEAKIDLLTIDGAPGGTGMSPWRMMEEWGMPSIYLHSAAAEFAAKLAAKGQRVPDLAFGGGFSTEDHIFKALALGSPFCKAVCMGRALMIPGMVGKNVGIWLQNGNLPNTVSQHGHTPEEIFVCWEEVAEIVGKDEMKNIPLGAVGFYSYVEKLRVGLQQLMAGARRFSIPAIKRDDLMALTEECAKVTGIPYIMDAYREEAEAILEE, from the coding sequence GTGAATCTGCAAAGACCTAACGCGAACGATGTTTCCCAGACCTCCAATCGCTCTCGTAGTGTAGTTCCTGGATCAGGGCTGTGCACGAGATGTATCGACGGGTGTCGAGGCAATTGTGAGGTATTTCAGGCTGCGTTGCGCGGCCGTGAGGTGATATACCCGCAGCCCTTCGGTTGGATCACCGCCGGAGCCGATAAGGACTACCCGGTTGACTACTCACACCTCAATATCCAGGGCTATGCCATGGGAGCCGACGGCCTGTCTGAGGGCGTGGAGGCCAATCCCGATACTTGCATCTTTCCCGCAGTAAATGTCGAGACCGAGTACGGTTGGGATATCAAAGTGAAGATGTTGGCCCCGGTGTTTACTGGGGCTCTCGGCTCCACGGAGATCGCCCGGCGGAACTGGGAGCACCTGGCGGTGGGTGCGGCGCTGGCTGGAGTCACCTGTGTCTGTGGCGAGAATGTTTGCGGGGTTGATCCTGAGCTTGAGCTTGACGCTCATGGGAAAGTTAAGCGCTCGCCCGATATGGACCGTCGCATCGAGACATACCGGCGTTATCACCGGGGATACGGTGAACTCCTCGTACAAATGAACGTGGAGGATACTCGGCTGGGAGTAGCTGAGTACATCATTGAGAAACACGGCATTGAGACCATCGAACTGAAGTGGGGGCAGGGAGCTAAGTGTATCGGGGGCGAGATCAAGGTCAACTCCCTTGAGCGCGCTCTCGAGCTGCAGCGTCGTGGGTATGTGGTGACTCCAGATCCGTCTGATCCGGTTAATCAGGCTGCCTATCGGGACGGCGCACTCAAGCAATTTGAACGGCACAGCCGCCTTGGCTTTATCAGCAAAGAGTCATTCCTGGCTGAGGTGGAGCGTCTGCGTAAGCTTGGCTTCAAGCGTATCACGCTCAAGACCGGAGCTTATGGGCTGCGCGAGCTCGCCATGGCGATCAAGTGGGGTAGTGAGGCCAAGATTGACCTTCTTACTATTGACGGGGCTCCAGGTGGCACGGGTATGAGCCCCTGGAGAATGATGGAAGAGTGGGGCATGCCGAGTATCTACCTGCACTCCGCTGCCGCCGAGTTTGCCGCCAAGCTGGCTGCTAAGGGTCAACGGGTGCCTGACTTGGCGTTTGGCGGTGGCTTCAGCACCGAGGATCACATTTTTAAGGCCTTGGCTCTGGGTTCGCCTTTCTGCAAGGCGGTTTGTATGGGGCGGGCGCTCATGATCCCCGGCATGGTAGGCAAGAACGTAGGTATATGGCTCCAAAATGGCAATCTGCCCAACACGGTGAGCCAGCACGGTCATACGCCAGAAGAGATTTTTGTGTGCTGGGAAGAGGTGGCCGAGATTGTCGGCAAGGACGAGATGAAGAACATCCCATTGGGAGCGGTTGGCTTCTACTCCTATGTGGAGAAGCTACGCGTTGGTCTGCAGCAGCTCATGGCCGGCGCTCGGCGCTTTAGCATTCCGGCTATCAAGCGGGACGATCTCATGGCTCTTACCGAAGAGTGCGCCAAGGTTACTGGCATTCCGTACATCATGGACGCCTACCGGGAAGAGGCCGAGGCCATTCTTGAAGAGTAA